The Deinococcus aerolatus DNA window GCCGACCGGGTCCAGATGGGCGATGGGGTTGAGGGTCACGCGGCCGTAGCGGCGCGGCGTGGGGTCGCCCAGGCGGTCGGCGGTGTAGGCGTGCGCGAACTCGTGAACGGCGAGGGACAGCACCAGCGCCAGCGCGATGATGATGAACGCGCCAGGGTTGGAGGTGAGCAGACTAAGCAGCATATGGGGGGCATTCTACGGGCGTTTCTGGCAGCCGTTCAGCCGCCCCAGGTACCTTTTCCTTCCAGGTACTGTTGCAGCGCCTCCTGCTCGTCCTCCCGGCTGCGGATCTGACCGTCCCGGCGCAGCCGCGCCAGATGCGAGAGCGCCTCGCCCACCGCGCGGCCCGGCGGCACGCCCAGCGCCAGCACGTCGCGCCCGGTCAGCGGCACCGGGGCGTCGGGGCGCAGCAGGCCGCGCAGCACCCGCTCCGGCGTGTCGTCCGGGAAATACGTGTCCGAGAGGGCGCGGGCCAGCAGCCCGGCGGGGCGGTCCCCCAGGCCCAGCCGGGCGCCCAGCTGCGCCGGATCGGCGGAGGCGTGCAGGGCGGCGGCGGCGTATAGCTGGGGCGAGACGGGTTGCCCGTTGTCCTGCAGCCTGTCCAGCCCTTCCAGCCACGGCACGCCGGGCAGCACCCCCCCCGCCCCCCACCGCTCCAGCGTGCGTGCCGCCGCGCCGGGGCGGGCCTCGGACAGCAGCAGCTTGAGTTCGGCCCACAGGCGGGGCGTGTCGCCGGCCACGGCCAGGGCGTCTGGCACCTGCCGCAGCAGTTCGGGGTCCGCCGTGAAGCCCAGCCGCGCCGCCAGCCGCGCTGCACGCACCAGCCGGCTGGCGTCCTCGTGCAGGGAGTGCGGGTGCAGGGGCCGCAGCACCCGCGCTGCCAGGTCCTCCAGCCCGCCCACCGGGTCCAGCAGCGAGACCCCGCCGTCCGGGCCGATGTGCAGCGCCAGGGCGTTGGCCGCAAAATCGCGCCGCCACAGGTCATCTTCCAGAGTGCCAGGATGCGGCACAGGATTGCGCCCCGCCACCGGGTACGTCTCACGGCGGGCACGCACCAGATCGGTGGCGCGGCCGTCCGGCAGGGTCACGGTGGCGTTCTGGAAGGCCGGATGAAACAGCACCGGCAGCCCGGCGGCGCGGGCCAGGGCTTCCACGTTTGCGCCCTCGGCCACCACGTCCAGATCCAGGGGGGTCTGGCCCAGAAACGCGTCTCGCACCGCGCCGCCCACCAGCGCCACGCGGGCATGAGGTCCGGCCTGCCGCGCCAGGGAACGCAGCCACTCGCGGTCTGCTGCCTGCAACCGGCTCCAGAGGTGGGGGGCGAGGTCAGTCATGGGGACAGTGTGTCAGAGGCCGCCGCGGGGGGAGGGCCGCCTTACTCGAAGGCCGCCGCGTCCAGCGTGACCTTGACCTCGCGCTGCTGGCTGCCGCGCACCACGGTGAGGGTCACGGTGTCGCCCTGGGTCTTGTTGATCAGTGCGGCCTGTAGGTCTTCCAGGGCGTCCACCGGCTGGCCATCGGCGGAGGTGATCACGTCGCCGCCCAGGCTGACCACGCCGCCCCGGAACTGCTGTTCGCTGGTGCCGCCCCGCAGTCCCGCCCGGGCGGCGGGCGTGCCGGGCTGCACCTGCCCCACCACTAGACCGGTGTCGGGCAGCTTGAGTTGCTGCTTGCCCTGGCTGCTGAGCAGGCCCAGACCTACCGGCAGCGCCCCCTGCGGTCCCTGGACCAGCAGCCCCACCACGATGCCGATGCGCGGCAGGGTGACCACGCCGCCGTCGGCCGCCTGCAGGCGCGGCAACAGGTTCTTGGCCGCATTGATGGGAATGGCAAAGCCCACGCCCGCACTCTGGCCCACCCCGGTGGCCTGTCCGGCCGGCGAGAGAATCTGGGTGTTGATGCCGATCACCTCGCCCGCGCTGTTCAGGAGTGGCCCGCCGGAGTTGCCGGGATTGATGGCCGCGTCGGTCTGGATGGCCTTCTGCGTGATGCCCTCGCCAGTACCCGAAAACCCGATGGGAATCTGGCGCGCGGTGCTGCTCACGATGCCCTGCGACACGCTGAAGGCCAGACCAAAGGGAGCGCCCATGGCGATGGCCTTCTGCCCCACCTTGAGGGTGTCGCTGTCACCCAGCGGAATGGGCCGGATCAGCGCCTTGTCCAGGCCCTCGGCGCGGATCAGCGCCAGATCGTACTGCGGGGCGAGACCAATGACTTTTGCCTCCACGCTCTTTTCCTGGTTCATCAGCCGGACGGTGATCCGGCTGGCCCCACGCCCATCGCCCGCCACGACGTGAAAGTTGGTCAGGATGTCTCCGGCGTCGTTGACAAAAAAGCCGCTGCCCACGCCCTGCTGCACCTGCGCCCCGCCGCCCATCATGCCGAAGAGGTCCTGCGCCGTCACCTGCTGCTCGGTGCTGATGTACACCAGCCCCGGCTCGAAGCGGCTCACCACGTCGATGGTGTTCTGCTCGGATTGCAGCATCGCGCCCGCTTCCAGCCCCAGCGCGTCTGGGGCGATGCTGGCGGAGTCGCCGCCTGGGGTGGAGGCCGCCCCTGTGGGGTTTGCCGCCGTCTGTGTGGGTGCGGGCTGCTCGGGTGCCGTTGGTGCAGGGGCCGTCTGCGCTGGGGGCGTCTGCGCTGGGGAGGTCTGGGTGGTGGGCTGCGTGCCTGCTGTCTGCTGCGGCCCCGTGTCGCAGCCGGC harbors:
- a CDS encoding CCA tRNA nucleotidyltransferase, with product MTDLAPHLWSRLQAADREWLRSLARQAGPHARVALVGGAVRDAFLGQTPLDLDVVAEGANVEALARAAGLPVLFHPAFQNATVTLPDGRATDLVRARRETYPVAGRNPVPHPGTLEDDLWRRDFAANALALHIGPDGGVSLLDPVGGLEDLAARVLRPLHPHSLHEDASRLVRAARLAARLGFTADPELLRQVPDALAVAGDTPRLWAELKLLLSEARPGAAARTLERWGAGGVLPGVPWLEGLDRLQDNGQPVSPQLYAAAALHASADPAQLGARLGLGDRPAGLLARALSDTYFPDDTPERVLRGLLRPDAPVPLTGRDVLALGVPPGRAVGEALSHLARLRRDGQIRSREDEQEALQQYLEGKGTWGG
- a CDS encoding S1C family serine protease, yielding MTLKATAAATALLLGGLAVGLAGCDTGPQQTAGTQPTTQTSPAQTPPAQTAPAPTAPEQPAPTQTAANPTGAASTPGGDSASIAPDALGLEAGAMLQSEQNTIDVVSRFEPGLVYISTEQQVTAQDLFGMMGGGAQVQQGVGSGFFVNDAGDILTNFHVVAGDGRGASRITVRLMNQEKSVEAKVIGLAPQYDLALIRAEGLDKALIRPIPLGDSDTLKVGQKAIAMGAPFGLAFSVSQGIVSSTARQIPIGFSGTGEGITQKAIQTDAAINPGNSGGPLLNSAGEVIGINTQILSPAGQATGVGQSAGVGFAIPINAAKNLLPRLQAADGGVVTLPRIGIVVGLLVQGPQGALPVGLGLLSSQGKQQLKLPDTGLVVGQVQPGTPAARAGLRGGTSEQQFRGGVVSLGGDVITSADGQPVDALEDLQAALINKTQGDTVTLTVVRGSQQREVKVTLDAAAFE